One region of Rhizoctonia solani chromosome 9, complete sequence genomic DNA includes:
- a CDS encoding Retrotransposable element Tf2 protein: MLAWVHLNQRMFPTDQETLSFLLMNVKDVAGAWAHPHLNQLGSHRAIIQTVDKFRTEFLAAFGNLDAQGQGTIAMDLDWSNAALQGQFAQGLHWEVSQLIATHEQRPTTLLELQNAALVIDNTLCEERASHPPKGRRLSSNPNFVSKEEQNCHRAEGLCIKCRKAGHKFAECCTGWKAMPKEEGVKKEAAKIGKESGPESGKD; encoded by the exons ATGCTGGCATGGGTACATCTGAACCAACGGATGTTCCCTACGGATCAGGAGACCCtgtcattcctcctgatgaatgTGAAGGACGTggcaggggcctgggcccatcctcACCTCAACCAACTAGGTTCTCACAGAGCCATAATTCAAACGGTTGACAAGTTCAggacggagttcttggctgcatttggcaaCCTGGATGCACAAGGGCAAGG gactattgccatggacctggattggAGCAATGCTGCCCTCCaagggcaatttgcacaaggcctccactgggaggtcagccaaCTCATTGCTACCCATGAGCAGCGCCCCACCActctccttgagctgcagaacgcggctctggtcattgataacaCCCTCTGTGAAgagcgtgccagccacccacCAAAGGGTA GACGCCTATCCagcaatcccaactttgtctccaaggaggagcaaaatTGCcacagggctgaaggcctctgcatcaaatgcaggAAAGCGGGgcacaagtttgcagaatgctgcactggctggaaagccatgcctaaggaggaaggtgtcaagaaggaagctgccaagattggcaaagagtctggacctgaatcaggaaaagactaa
- a CDS encoding Retrotransposable element Tf2 protein codes for MTETFLICNTGSHAAILGLKWLDAYNPEIDWNMRTLPSLTHHRNMSTPEYHQYAKDELKAGKICPSKSSISSPVMLFQKDGSCRLVVNYRCLNNRTKKNVYPLPRPDDLMAQLCGAKVFTKLDLRWEYNNVQVEEGNEWKTAFCTK; via the exons ATGacagagaccttcctaatttgcaatacagggtctcacgctgccatcttgggattgaaatggctggACGCCTATAATccggaaattgattggaacatgcGTACCCTCCCTTCCCTCACACACCACCGGAACAT gagtaccccagaataccatcaatacgccaag gatGAGCTCAAGGCAGGTAAAATTTGCCCCAGCAAatcttccatcagttcccctgtcatgttgtTCCAGAAGGATGGCTCCTGCCGCTTGGTTGTCAACTACCGTTGCCTCAACAACCGGACTAAGAAGAACGTATACCCactaccccgtccagatgacctcatggcccagctctgcggcgccaaggtcttcaccaagctagacctaagatgggagtacaacaatgtccaagttGAGGagggcaatgaatggaagactgcttTTTGCACCAAGTAG
- a CDS encoding Retrotransposable element Tf2 protein: MHNKELLAIIQSFEHWRIFLEEQHILSQFLPITGIWNTGKSPEPSIAATHNGTSCWPAIISRSCIGQETIWKANALSRWSDHANIPPANQTMLPDPVFANVALLTPEKELQCQIKASLDQDESLEEILQFLQGESKALPSVKQAFKDYKMEAGLLFYQGRIVVLDVGTLQTDVLRIFHNSPLAGHPGRQRTLELVSRNYYWPRICADTYWHVDSCETCQQIRKPKYASIPPQPLELPSQPWQHVSYNMIVDLPKDGNNNSILVIVDSFTKYGIFVKCSKKLKAPELAELFLENVWKHHDSYRPCTNALALTLTSLAYHPQSNRQTEQVNPSIKHFVRAYSGVNQRDWTKWLPMAEFAYNNAVHSSTGKTPFKALYGWEPTLTPSNVPTDVPEAEDLAQTMEAQWKEVESTLWQSKQQMVAGEEGSPTEFKIGEEVWLDAKNIKLKTLSPKLMEQCLGPFRVIKKVSNQAYCLELPPTMQIHNVFYIGLLSKVKRDKKHNFENRPPPVTIDREEEYKVEGITDAEEQNRKWFFRVKWKGYGSEENTWEPQENLKNAGKILKKYKEEMKKKALGAAKALRGGGSVVDTFDTTEFIPIFSNLNKVEQTTFLIT; this comes from the exons atgcacaataaggaactcctggccatcatccaatccTTTGAACACTGGCGCATCTTTCTGGAGGAACAGCACATCCTATCACAGTTTTTACCAATCACAGGAatctggaatactggaaagAGTCCAGAACCTTCAATTGCTGCCACacacaatggcacctcctGCTGGCCAGCTATAATTTCCAGATCTTGTATAGGCCAGGAAACAATCTGGAAAGCCAATGCCCTATCACGCTGGTCAGATCACGCCAATATACCTCCTGCcaaccagaccatgctcccggACCCTGTgtttgccaatgttgccCTATTAACCCCAGAAAAAGAGTTACAATGCCAGATCAAAGCCTCCTTAGACCAGGATGAATCCTTGGAAGAAATACTCCAGTTCCTCCAGGGTGAATCCAAAGCGCTGCCATCTGTAAAACAAGCATTCAAGGACTACAAGATGGAAGCTGGGCTATTGTTCTACCAAGGAAGAATTGTGGTTCTGGACGTTGGGACCCTACAGACAGACGTACTGCGCAtattccacaacagccccttggcaggtcaTCCAGGGAGGCAACGCACCCTAGAACTGGTAtcaaggaattactactggcccagGATCTGTgctgacacatactggcacgtggattcctgtgaaacATGTCAACAGATTAGGAAACCCAAGTATGCCTCAATCCCGCCACAGCCACTAGAACTGCCATCAcaaccctggcaacacgtatcatacaacatgattgtggaccTACCCAAGGATGGAAACAACAACTCAATCCTAGTCATTGTTGACAGTTTCACCAAGTATGGAATATTTGTCAAGTgttccaagaaactcaaggcacctgAGTTAGCGGAGTTATTCCTGGAAAATGTATGGAAGCATCACG ATTCTTACAggccctgtacaaacgccttggcattgaccctCACTTCTTTGGCatatcacccccagagcaacaGACAAACGGAACAAGTCaacccttccatcaaacacTTTGTCAGGGCTTATTCAGGAGTCAACCAAAGGGATTGGACTaaatggctcccaatggcagaatttgcatacaacaatgctgTACATAGTAGCACGGGAAAGAcccctttcaaggccttgtacGGGTGGGAACCTACCTTAACTCCGTCAaacgtaccaacagatgtcccagaagcggaagaccttgcccaaacaatggaagcacagtggaaggaagtggaatccACACTCTggcaatctaagcaacaaATGGTAGCCGGGGAAGAAGGAAGTCCAACAGAGTtcaagattggagaagaagtttGGTTAGATGCCAAGAATATCAAACTCAAGACTCTAAGTCCAAAACTAATGGAACAATGTCTGGGCCCATTCAGGGTTATCAAAAAGGTCTCCAACCAAGCATACTGCCTAGAACTCCCGCCAACTATGCAAATCCATAATGTCTTTTACATAGGGTTACTATCTAAGGTCAAAAGAGACAAGAAACacaactttgagaaccgTCCACCACCAGTTACTATAGACAGAGAAGAGGAGTACAAGGTGGAAGGCATAACGGACGCAGAGGAACAAAAcaggaaatggttttttagggtcaaatggaaaggatatgggtCAGAGgagaacacatgggaaccccaggaaaacctcaaaaatgcggggaaaattttaaagaagtacaaggaagaaatgaaaaagaaggcccttggcgctgccaaggcccttagaggggggggcagtgttgtagacacatttgataccacggaatttattccaattttctcaaatttaaacaaagttgaacagacaacatttttgatcacgtga
- a CDS encoding Retrotransposable element Tf2 protein produces MATCSQPPSQARSPVDQGDLGPFLLSATAVELGEVSLEHIICLLLGLLGQVKHLKQEVSKIKEAGVETCTNIKNISQTIDVVKDVLKSLQLHRPRTPEDTKPLVSFWPKSFRGLLAFAQPTPVQAMPPQVPSPLPSLHLQSPIGTSAPLPPAPAAHYPAPVKVDHPNAYTGKIGSKAKQWLTQMLAWTWLNSRMFPTDQEVLSFLLMNMKDSAGAWAHSHLNQLRSHWAIIKMVEGFKLEFLAAFGNPDATRAAKQKITTLTQSGTCADYITKFRTLAMELDWNNLAL; encoded by the exons atggcaacctgttcccAGCCACCCTCTCAAGCCCGCTCCCCTGTTGATCAAGGGGacctgggacccttccttctgtcagccactgctgttgaacttggggaagtctcccttgaACACATCATCTgtctcctccttggcctccttggccaagtcaaacaCCTCAAACAGGAAGTCTCCAAAATTaaggaagcaggggttgAGACCTGCACCAACATCAAAAACATATCTCAAACcattgatgttgtcaaggatgtgCTTAaaagcctccagctccacAGGCCTAGGACCCCAGAAGACACCAAGCCCCtg GTCTCCTTCTGGCCCAAATCTTTTAGGGGGCTCCTGGCCTTTGCCCAACCTACCCCTGTCCAAGCAATGCCCCCACAAGTGCCTTCTCCCCTTCCATCTCTgcatctccaatccccaattggaACCTCTGCCCCTCTCCCACCAGCTCCAGCAGCCCATTATCCTGCTCcagtcaaggttgaccaccccaatgcctacacaggcaaaatagggagcaaagccaAACAATGGTTAACCCAgatgctggcctggacctggTTGAACTCAAGGATGTTCCCCACAGATCAAGAAGTACTGTCATTTctcttgatgaacatgaaggactctgctggggcctgggcccactcACACCTCAATCAGCTCAGATCACACTGGGCCATCATTAAAATGGTTGAGGGATTTAAACTGGAGtttttggcagcatttggcaaccctgatgccacaagggctgcCAAGCAGAAAATCACAACCCTCACCCAGTCTGGCACATGCGCAgactatatcacaaagttcagaaccctagccatggaactggactggaacaacttGGCCCTTTGA
- a CDS encoding Retrotransposable element Tf2 protein translates to MRKHCPHTLLELQNAALVINNALCKEHASHLPKDSKPSKLSNPTRGTNTGQQATSSRKLSNNPNYVLEEEQNCCHTAGACIKCGKMGHKFAECCTGWKGTPIKEGAKKETTKIGKDKNAPLFTISIKPDKAEQLEALIDSGATSSFLNPQIAKALCLPLIDLPSPQTVTMLDGLSPQAGKIWKKANLTFSLEGKHMTETFLICNTGSHAAILGLKWLDAHNPEIDWNLHTLSFPHMPPEHVNIAKEEEADPKPLEGVPSKYHQYAKVFGEEEFNKLPPHRHYNIGIELTEEGPLNLPLYSMTNAKSTTLKDWLRDKLKAGKIHPSKSSISSPVMFVPKKDRSCCLVVDYCCLNNCTKKNVYPLPCPDNLMAQLCGAKVFTKLDLQWGYKNIHVKEVSGHDLWPNQHPAAFQHFMNKLFKNLLDVCVIIYLDDILVYSKDDVSHTQHVHEVLWRLMENQLFCKASKCTFHVTSVEYLGIIVSDKGFSLDKLKIQVVQEWPTPTKVKEVQSFLGFANFLHCFVANFSHMARLLHNLVKKDTPWKWGTKEQEAFQGLKNAITNAPVLCHTDPTKPYFLETNASGTALGSILSQQQEDRCLHPLGFLSKSFKGAKQNYDMHNKELLAIIQSFEYWRIFLEGTQHPITVFMDYWNLEYWKESRMFNCCHAQWHLLLAGYNFQIVYHLGKQSRKPNALSRHSDHANIPLEPQSMLPDPVFANIALGVPKKELQWQIKALLDQDKSLEEILQFLQNNSKAPLSIKHAFRDYEMEARLLFYQGCIVVLDVGALRTDLLHIFHDSPLAGHTGRQQTLKLVSHTYYWPGIRAVVHHCKVGTC, encoded by the exons ATGcgcaaacattgcccccataccctccttgagctgcagaatgcagcacttgtcatcaacAATGCGCTTTGCAAAGAGCATGCTAGCCATCTGCCAAAGGATAGTAAGCCTAGCAAGTTGTCCAACCCCACAAGGGGGACAAAtactggccaacaggccaccagttcaaggaaactctccaacaatcccaactatgtgttggaagaggaacaaaATTGCTGCCACACTGCTGGtgcctgcatcaagtgcggcaaaatgggtcacaagtttgcagaatgctgCACTGGGTGGAAGGGCACCCCTATCAAGGAAGGAGCAAAGAAGGAAAccaccaagattggcaaaga TAAAAATGCACCCCTGTTTACAATTTCTATCAAGCCAGATAAAGCAGAACAACTAGAAGccctgattgactcaggcgccacttCCTCATTCCTCAACCCACAAATTGCCAAGGCACTATGCCTACCACTAATAGACCTCCCCTCTCCCCAAACTGTTAcaatgcttgatgggttgagtCCCCAGGCTggtaaaatctggaagaaggctaacctgaccttctcccttgaagGCAAACAtatgactgagaccttccttatatgcaatacagggtctcatgccgCTATCTTGGggttgaaatggttagacgCGCAtaacccagaaattgattggaacctACATACACTCTCCTTCCCACACATGCCCCCAGAACATGTGAAtattgccaaagaagaggaagcagaccCCAAGCcacttgaaggagtaccctccaaataccaccagTATGCTAAGGtgtttggagaggaagaattcaataaactccctccacataggcaCTACAACATTGGAATTGAGCTGACAGAAGAAGGTCCCCTTAATTTGCCCCtatacagcatgaccaatgccaaaTCCACCACACttaaggattggctcagggacaaacttAAGGCAGGGAAAATCCACCCTAGTAAATCATCCATCAgctcccctgtcatgtttgtaccaaaaaaggacaGGTCATGTTGCTTGGTTGTGGACTACTGCTGTCTTAACAACTGTACCAAAAAGAACGTCTATCCCTTACCTTGCCCAGACAACCTAATGGCCCAACTTTGtggcgccaaggtatttACCAAACTGGATttacaatggggttacaagAACATCCATGTTAAGgagg TCtctggtcatgacctttggcctaaCCAACACCCCGCTGCATTCCagcactttatgaacaagtTATTCAAGAACctactggatgtatgtgtcatcatttacctggatgacatcctggtttactcaaaggatgacgtaTCCCACACCcaacatgttcatgaggtcctatGGCGCTTAATGGAGAATCAACTGTTTTGTAAGGCTTCTAAATGTACCTTCCATGTCACGTCAGTAGAGTACCTAGGGATCATTGTGTCAGACAAaggtttcagcctggataagctcaaaatccaggtgGTCCAGGAATGGCCTACACCCACCAAGGTGAAGGAAGTTCAgtccttccttgggtttgcaAACTTCCTCCATTGCTTTGTTGcaaacttcagccacatggccagaCTGTTACACAATctggtcaaaaaggacacaccatggaaatgggggactaaggaacaggaagcattccaagggctCAAAAATGCaatcaccaatgccccagtACTGTGCCACACGGACCCCACTAAGCCATATTTCCTGGAAACCAATGCGTCTGGCACAGCCTTAGGAtctatactcagtcaacaacaagaagacaGATGTCTACATCCCTTAGGATTCCTTTccaaatcattcaaaggtgccaagcAAAACTATGATATGCACAATAAAGAACTATTAGCTATCATACAGTCAtttgaatattggcgcaTATTTCTGGAAGGAACCCAGCATCCCATAACAGTGTTCATGGACTATTGGAACCtagaatattggaaggaatcAAGAATGTTTAACTGTTGTCATGCGCAATGGCACCTCCTACTAGCCGggtacaatttccaaatagtctaccacCTGGGGAAGCAATCCAGGAAGCCCAATGCACTCTCACGCCACTCTGATCATGCcaatataccattggaaccCCAATCTATGCTCCCAGACCCTGTCTTTGCTAACATTGCACTAGGAGTCCCCAAAAAAGAGTTGCAATGGCAGATCAAAGCATTGCTGGATCaggacaagtccctggaagaaatcctccAGTTTCTCCAGAACAATTCAAAGGCACCCCTGTCAATCAAACACGCATTCAGggattatgaaatggaagCCAGATTGTTATTCTATCAGGGCTGCATTGTAGTACTGGATGTAGGGGCTCTTAGAACGGACTTACTACACAttttccatgacagccccttggcagggcACACAGGCAGGCAGCAGACACTCAAACTTGTCTCCCATACCTATTACTGGCCAGGCATCCGtgctgttgtacaccactgtaaggtgggtacttgctag
- a CDS encoding Retrotransposable element Tf2 protein has translation MIVNLPKDGNNNSILVIVDSFTKYGIFVECSKKLKALELAELFLDNVWKHHGMPEKTILDKGRVFNNKFLRALYKHLGIDPHFSSAYHPQSNRQTEQVNPSIKHFLRLYSGVNQWDWTKWLPMAEFAYNNAIHSSTSKTPFKALYGLEPTLTLSNVPTDVLEANNLAKTMEAQWLEVEAALQQSKTHMTAREDGSPPEFEIGEEAWLDAKNINLKTLSPKLTEQCLGLFKIIERISNFTVDREEEYKIEGITNMEERNRKWFFRVKWKGYGNKENTWEPWENHKNTGKILKKYGEDMRKKALGTAKALRGGAVL, from the exons atgattgtcaATTTACCAAAAGATGGAAATAACAACTCCATCCTGGTAATAGTGGACAGTTTTACCAAATATGGGATCTTTGTTGAATGTTCAAAGAAGCTAAAGGCCCTGGAACTGGCAGAGTTATTCTTAGATAATGTCTGGAAACACCATGGCATGCCAGAGAAAACCATATTGGATAAAGGAAGGgtgttcaacaacaaattcctgaggGCCTTGTATAAGCATCTAGGAATTgaccctcacttctcctcagcctatcACCCTCAGAGCAACAGACAAACAGAGCAGGTGAATCCCTCAATCAAACACTTCCTTAGGTTGTACTCAGGTGTCAATCAATGGGACTGGACAAAATGGCTCCCCATGGCAGAGTTtgcctataacaacgccaTACACAGTAGCACCAGCAAAACCCCTTTTAAAGCGCTATATGGTTTGGAACCAACTCTAACCCTGTCCAAtgtaccaacagatgtcctGGAAGCCAACAACCTGGCCAagacaatggaggcacaatggctGGAAGTAGAAGCAGCACTCCAGCAATCTAAGACACACATGACTGCCAGAGAAGATGGAAGCCCACCagaatttgagattggagaggAAGCCTGGCTTGATGCAAAAAACATCAACCTCAAAACATTAAGCCCCAAGCTAACAGAACAGTGTCTAGGGCTGTTTAAGATCATTGAAAGGATCTCCAACT tcactgtggacagagaagaagaatacaagatTGAAGGCATAACCAatatggaagaaaggaacaggaaatggttcttcagggtcaaatggaagggctatggaaACAAGGAAAATACATGGGAACCCTGGGAGAACCACAAAAACACAGGGAAAATTTTAAAAAAGTATGGGGAAGatatgagaaagaaggcccttggcactgccaaggcccttagagggggggcagtgttgtag
- a CDS encoding Retrotransposon-derived protein PEG10 has protein sequence MATCSQPPSCAHSPINQGLLEPLLPPASPELGKVSLKKVIHLLWGLQAQVNCIEQTLLEQTKINQEVCTNIENILQTVDVVKDGLAQLAWGPHTPEEQKPPTVKETPRAVPKVKPIGKTQPFLGAPAPIISTGAPRRNPLVS, from the coding sequence ATGGCAACCTGCTCCCAGCCACCCTCTTGTGCCCACTCCCCTATCAATCAGGGACTGCTGGAACCCCTACTTCcaccagcctcccctgagcttggcaaagtatCCCTCAAGAAGGTCATCCACCTCCTCTGGGGGCTCCAAGCCCAAGTCAACTGTATTGAGCAgaccctcttggaacaaaCCAAGATTAATCAAGAGGTTTGCACCAACATTGAAAACATCTTGCAAactgttgatgttgtcaaggatggtctTGCCCAGCTTGCCTGGGGtccccacaccccagaagaacaaaaaccccccacagtcaaggaaactcccagggctGTGCCCAAAGtcaagcctattggcaagactcaaccattccttggggccccagcccccatcatctccacaggggcTCCTAGGCGCAACCCCcttgtgtcatga
- a CDS encoding tigger transposable element-derived protein 4: MPAAPKKQHLPYSQKIKILDFYHLNKNKLTQQQVVTCEYASIHPIHGHRKKITSVKLPQVEEAVYVWVMQKQRSKLCLTGALICEKVREFCCLFNIPEDEVPAFHGEAASAPIDTIQAEVEQLARIMEPYDPNEIFSIDEIALFFCLPPNKGLATGHTSGVKADKIRLTYLRGANMSGSEKLEPLVIGQAHRPQCFEGSEGDKLGFYYFWNSTAWMVQSIWQKFLFGLNACMVHQNQHVLLLVNNAPSHRHSASDYSNLRIEFLAPNFTAWIQPMGAGIIRCFKAHHRNGFTQLTLERDNAGDKKIYNIDQLQAMKLAANAWNARHARLAPSVAPDVGIDANDAFDAENAARVEAEALQNEVARHPNLLEPEFMQMMEALSLSQPTEHELTDVEIVDAVHTDLASALVEESTDDSKQDPSYQHTNPESMSLPTTQSFLSRNTITSRVREQVTEAAPDGQACAITLNPSLVQCAHILRRATGQGERQQLARAWGIELNDLDLDGPENMMWLALDLHGAFNTDAWALLLPESELQSILSYAGLQWCLKTRTPFTHHYPLRRISEYTFVQLSTLHPFVRVQGDQYNVHSSPFATLPTIRSHIHPFYAICNVAKKDIKWHPELQDETSNAYSTLADPSGFLKRIRLCRLIYKIWMCCDPEPMASNQVTSNTTPSAGSDAACSQARSSRSVRSTRRDAAARANSARLPSQTNNPSTSQHVVQTLPITDSTSTMGGPLTNVDESQAHGARRQPLDVSAQLKVGRWLHRLEDYNDHNVPAISEEIDDSWHIGG; this comes from the exons ATGCCTGCTGCTCCTAAAAAACAACACCTCCCTTACTCTCAAAAGATTAAAATCCTTGACTTTTATCATCTGAACAAGAACAAACTCACTCAACAACAGGTTGTAACTTGT GAGTATGCTAGCATCCACCCCATACATGGGCATCGTAAGAAGATCACCTCAGTGAAGCTCCCGCAGGTTGAGGAGGCTGTATATGTCTGGGTTATGCAGAAGCAACGGAGCAAGCTCTGTTTGACTGGCGCGCTGATTTGTGAGAAAGTGCGTGAATTTTGTTGCCTGTTCAACATACCCGAGGATGAAGTTCCTGC ATTCCACGGAGAGGCGGCATCTGCTCCCATCGATACTATTCAGGCAGAGGTTGAGCAATTGGCCAGAATTATGGAACCATATGACCCCAACGAGATCTTCAGCATTGACGAAATAGCCTTGTTCTTTTGCCTGCCCCCAAACAAAGGTCTTGCCACAGGACACACGTCTGGAGTTAAGGCTGATAAGATTCGTCTGACCTACTTACGTGGTGCTAACATGAGCGGGTCGGAGAAATTGGAGCCTCTCGTGATTGGGCAAGCACACCGTCCCCAATGCTTTGAAGGCTCTGAAGGGGACAAATTAGGGTTTTATTACTTCTGGAATTCAACAGCGTGGATGGTTCAATCCATTTGGCAGAA ATTTTTGTTCGGCCTTAATGCTTGCATGGTTCACCAGAACCAACATGTCCTCCTACTGGTCAATAATGCCCCTTCGCATCGCCATTCCGCGTCTGATTACTCAAATCTACGCATTGAATTTCTGGCACCAAACTTTACTGCTTGGATCCAACCCATGGGTGCGGGTATTATCCGGTGCTTCAAAGCACATCATCGTAATGGGTTTACTCAATTGACTCTTGAGCGCGATAACGCAGGCGATAAGAAGATCTATAATATTGATCAACTGCAAGCGATGAAGCTCGCAGCAAACGCCTGGAACGCT CGCCATGCCCGCCTTGCCCCATCTGTGGCCCCCGATGTTGGTATTGACGCTAATGATGCGTTCGATGCCGAGAACGCAGCACGAGTCGAGGCAGAAGCTTTACAGAATGAAGTAGCTCGTCACCCGAACCTCCTCGAGCCCGAATTTATGCAGATGATGGAAGCGCTGTCGCTCTCGCAGCCAACCGAACATGAGCTCACCGATGTCGAGATTGTTGATGCTGTTCATACT GATCTAGCTTCAGCTCTCGTGGAAGAAAGCACAGATGATAGCAAACAGGATCCATCCTACCAGCACACTAATCCCGAGTCCATGAGCCTTCCTACCACGCAGTCTTTTTTATCTAGGAACACCATCACGTCTCGTGTTCGTGAGCAAGTAACGGAAGCAGCGCCCGACGGACAAGCCTGCGCGATCACCCTCAACCCCTCACTTGTGCAATGTGCGCATATCTTACGTAGGGCTACAGGGCAGGGGGAA CGACAACAATTGGCGCGCGCTTGGGGTATTGAACTGAACGACCTGGACCTCGATGGGCCCGAAAACATGATGTGGC TGGCCTTGGATCTGCACGGGGCATTCAACACTGATGCATGGGCGCTTCTTCTGCCAGAGTCCGAGCTACAGAGCATTTTGAGTTATGCAGGCCTGCAATGGTGCCTCAAAACGCGCACACCTTTCACTCAT CACTACCCATTGCGAAGAATATCGGAGTACACGTTTGTGCAACTATCGACTTTGCACCCATTTGTGCGCGTGCAAGGCGATCAATACAACGTTCACTCCTCACCTTTTGCTACTTTACCCACCATTCGCTCTCACATTCACCCGTTCTATGCTATCTGCAATGTTGCCAAGAAGGATATTAAGTGGCATCCTGAACTACAAGATGAGACAAGTAACGCTTACTCTACTTTAGCCGATCCCTCCGGATTTTTGAAGCGTATCCGACTTTGCCGCCTTATCTACAAGATTTGGATGTGTTGCGATCCGGAGCCCATGGCTAGTAACCAGGTCACGTCTAATACTACACCTTCTGCTGGCTCGGATGCTGCTTGTAGTCAAGCTAGGAGCTCTCGATCTGTCCGAAGTACAAGAAGGGACGCGGCAGCCAGGGCAAACAGCGCTAGGTTACCCTCACAAACCAACAATCCATCTACAAGTCAGCATGTGGTACAAACATTGCCTATCACTGATTCCACGTCTACAATGGGGGGGCCACTAACCAATGTGGATGAAAGCCAAGCGCATGGCGCCCGTCGTCAACCCCTGGATGTATCAGCTCAATTGAAAGTTGGAAGATGGCTTCACAGGTTGGAAGATTACAATGACCATAATGTGCCGGCCATTTCTGAGGAAATTGATGATTCATGGCACATTGGTGGTTGA